Proteins encoded within one genomic window of Streptomyces taklimakanensis:
- a CDS encoding TerD family protein, whose amino-acid sequence MGVSLSKGGNVSLTKEAPNLTAVMVGLGWDARTTTGAEFDLDASALLTNTEGKVADDRNFVFFNNLTSPDGSVEHTGDNLTGEGDGDDEVIKVNLAGVPADVAKIVFPVSIYEAEARQQSFGQVRNAYIRVVNQADGRELARYDLTEDASTETAMVFGELYRHGSEWKFRAIGQGYASGLRGIAQDFGVNV is encoded by the coding sequence GTGGGAGTCAGCCTCAGCAAGGGCGGCAACGTCTCGCTGACCAAGGAAGCCCCCAACCTGACCGCCGTCATGGTCGGTCTGGGCTGGGACGCCCGCACCACCACGGGCGCGGAATTCGACCTGGACGCCAGCGCGCTGCTGACCAACACCGAGGGGAAGGTCGCCGACGACCGGAACTTCGTCTTCTTCAACAACCTCACCAGCCCCGACGGCTCCGTGGAGCACACCGGCGACAACCTCACCGGTGAGGGCGACGGCGACGACGAGGTCATCAAGGTGAACCTCGCCGGGGTGCCGGCGGACGTCGCCAAGATCGTGTTCCCGGTGTCGATCTACGAGGCCGAGGCCCGTCAGCAGAGCTTCGGCCAGGTCCGCAACGCCTACATCCGGGTGGTGAACCAGGCCGACGGCCGGGAGCTGGCCCGCTACGACCTCACCGAGGACGCCTCCACCGAGACGGCGATGGTCTTCGGCGAGCTCTACCGCCACGGTTCCGAGTGGAAGTTCCGGGCCATCGGCCAGGGCTACGCCTCGGGCCTGCGCGGCATCGCGCAGGACTTCGGCGTCAACGTCTGA
- a CDS encoding peroxiredoxin, producing MAIEAGTEAPDFELRNQHGETVRLADFRGRKNVVLLFYPFAFTGVCTGELCALRDELPRFVNDDVQLLAVSCDSPFTLRVFAEQEGLDYPLLSDFWPHGAAARAYGVLDEEKGCALRGTFVIDKEGVVRWSVVNALPDARDLNEYAKALENL from the coding sequence ATGGCGATCGAGGCCGGTACCGAAGCCCCGGATTTCGAGCTGAGGAACCAGCACGGCGAGACCGTCCGGCTCGCCGACTTCCGCGGACGCAAGAACGTCGTCCTGCTCTTCTACCCCTTCGCCTTCACCGGTGTGTGCACCGGTGAGCTGTGCGCCCTGCGCGACGAGCTGCCCCGCTTCGTCAACGACGACGTCCAGCTCCTGGCCGTCTCCTGTGACTCGCCGTTCACGCTGCGCGTCTTCGCCGAACAGGAGGGGTTGGACTACCCGCTGCTGTCGGACTTCTGGCCGCACGGGGCCGCCGCGCGCGCGTACGGCGTCCTGGACGAGGAGAAGGGCTGTGCCCTGCGCGGCACCTTCGTCATCGACAAGGAGGGCGTGGTGCGCTGGAGCGTCGTCAACGCGCTGCCCGACGCGCGGGACCTGAACGAGTACGCCAAGGCGCTGGAGAACCTGTAG
- a CDS encoding DUF3052 family protein translates to MSATADHAEERTNPAARLGFQPGQVVQELGYDDDAEQALREGIEAITGQELVGEDYDDMADAVVLWFREDDGDLTDALVDAITLIEDGAPVWLMTPKTGRDGYVEPSEIGEAAQTAGLAQTSTVNAGKDWTGSRLVTPKTARTGKR, encoded by the coding sequence GTGAGCGCGACCGCGGACCACGCGGAGGAGCGGACCAACCCTGCCGCGAGGCTGGGTTTCCAGCCCGGGCAGGTGGTCCAGGAGCTCGGTTACGACGACGACGCCGAGCAGGCACTCCGTGAGGGAATCGAGGCCATCACGGGCCAGGAGCTCGTCGGCGAAGACTACGACGACATGGCCGACGCCGTGGTCCTGTGGTTCCGCGAGGACGACGGCGACCTGACGGACGCGCTGGTGGACGCCATCACGTTGATCGAGGACGGAGCCCCGGTCTGGCTGATGACGCCGAAGACCGGCCGTGACGGGTACGTCGAGCCGAGCGAGATCGGCGAGGCCGCCCAGACCGCCGGCCTGGCCCAGACCAGCACCGTCAACGCCGGCAAGGACTGGACCGGCAGCCGCCTGGTCACCCCGAAGACCGCCCGTACCGGCAAGCGCTGA